In Lolium rigidum isolate FL_2022 chromosome 3, APGP_CSIRO_Lrig_0.1, whole genome shotgun sequence, the genomic window TCATGGAGAAGGAACAACCCCATGGCAAACATAGGCAAGTTGTCAAGACAAGCATTGGAAAGGATGAAACGTCCACCCGAGGACATGAGTTTTCCCAGCCACGGTTCTACCTTAACCGCCAATTTCCTCACCAGGAACAGCCATTGCTCCAGAGAGAGCTTTCTATCCGATATGGGCAACCCTAGGTAGATAAACGGAAAAGCCCCCAGTTTACAATTCAGCTTGTTGGCAATACGATTCTGGTCCCTAGCAGACTGCCCCATGACAATAACTTCGCTCTTGTGGTAGTTGATTTTTAACCCCGACATATCttcgaagcacatgaggagaaactTCAGATTAGCAATGTCTTCGTCCGAGTCTTGAATGAGGATGAGGGTATCGTCCGCGTATTGGAGATGGGAGACTCCTCCAGGAATCAGGTGCGGAACGACACCGTGTATGTGGCCCGCCCTTCCGGCAGCCGAGAGAATAGCGGACAGAGCTTCCCCAATGAAGTTGAACAGCAGCGGAGAGAGGGGGTCCCCTTGTCTGACCCCACGCTTGTTACGGAAAAACGGTCCGATCACCCCATTGATCGAGATAGCCGTCTGTCCTCCAGCCACTAGCTGGGAAATACGGTGGATGAAGCCCTCCTCAAAACCTTTGCCTCTAAGCACTTCCGCAAGGAAATCCCAATTTACCCTGTCGTAGGCTTTCTCAAAATCCAGCTTAAGGAGAATCCCTCCAAGCTTCTTGGTCTTAATCTCGTGGATGATCTCAATGAGCGCAAGAGGCCCATCCAGGATATTTCTGCCTTTGATGAAGGCAGTCTGATGTGGACTGATGATTCTATTGGCCACCGGATCCATCCGGGCAGCGTAAGCTTTGGATACGATTTTGAAGATGACATTGATCAAAGCAATGGGACGGTATTGGGTGATCTGGTCCGCTCCCGGGACCTTGGGAATAAGGGAGAGGATCCCAAAGTTGAGACGAGCGATGTCGATGCGCCCCAGCACAAAGTCATTAAGGATATGCAGGATTCCCCTCCTCACTAAGGGCCAAAAGGACTTGAAGAAAATCACTGGGAAACCGTCGGGACCCGGTGCAGAATTAGACTTCATATCGCTGACAACATACTCCAGCTCAGCTTCTGTGAAGGTGAGAGCTAGGCCATTGTTTTCCTCCGACGACACCCGCTGATGCTCAGCCCAAGTCTCCGGCGCCAGCCCACAGCACCTAGATGCGGAGGAGCCCAGCAGCTCACGATAAAAGGCATATACGTGATCCTGAATCAGCCGCTGGTCCGTAATGGGGCCAAGGGGGGTGTTGAGCACTGTGATCTGGCACTTCCGCCTCCGGCCATTTGCCACCGCGTGGAAATAAGCCGTATTTGCATCCCCTTGCAAGGCCCACCTAGTCTTCCCACGTTGTTTCCAGTACTCCTCCTCCACCTTAACAAGGTGTAACAACTGTTCTTCAAGGTGGTATCTAGCAGCCCAGCCCTCTTCGTCCAGACCCGCCGCGTCTGCATGGAGATCAAGCTGTGAAATCTGAGAAAGCAGGGTCGCTTTTGCTTCCTTAGAGTCACGACCCAGGTTGTGACTCCAGCCTCTGAGGTATTGTCTGAGTCCCGCACTCATAAAATTCCACCAATCAACTATGTCTCTGCCTCGCACTTGACAGCTGAGGCCCTCCCAAGTAGCTCGAACGAGCGGGCGAAAGTCACTCCTTTCTAACCAACTAGCTTCAAAGAAGAAGCGGTTGCTGCGGACAGGGAGCCCCTCTCCCGTGTCAAACACCAACGGCGTATGGTCCGAGCCCAGGCTGGTCTCTGCAGATAGAGTGCACAAAGGGAACAAAGCTTCAAACGCCGGAGAAATGAACACTCTGTCAAGAGCAGAGCGCACCGGATTAAGCTGCCGGTTGGTCCATGTGAACCTTGCCCCTGTGCGAGGGATTTCTCTAAGGGCCCAAGCCGCAATGTTAGCATTAAACAGGTCCATCAACGGCCAGTTCAGGTTACTGTTATTCTTGTCTTCCGCGGCCCTGATCAGGTTGAAGTCGCCACCCATGATCAGGGGCCTAGGCGTCGCCGCAACCTTGTTGGAGATCTCTTGAAGGAACAGACTCGACCTCCCATGGTCAGCTGGTCCATAGATTCCAATGAAATCCATCGTGCGGTTCGTCGCCCTGTGAAGGACCGCCACGCTGATGTAGAATTGGCCCTTGTCAATCGAACCCACTTCGAAGACGCTATCACGCACTCCAATGAGCATCCCGCCCGAGTGGCCATTGGCCGGCAGCCAGGCCCAGAAGAAGTTCTCCCCAACTTCAAGACTTCGCAGCTCCACGTCAGTAAAGTCCTGTTTGATGGTCTCCTGCAACAAGACCACATCGATCCTATGAAGGCGCAGGTAATCCTTTAAGAGGGTTCGGCGCCCCTTCCTGCCGAAACCTCGGATGTTCCAGAAAAGGCATCTCATTGGGATACTAGTTGCAAAGCCCGTGCTCGGCGGGTTAGCGGACGAGAACCGATAGGGTTTGGTCTGGACGCAGCCCTTCTGCGTTTCGACCTGATGGGTGATCTTCTGGGAACTTCTTCCCCAGTGGCGAGATCCCCCCTTGGGACCTCACTAGGCGCCGTTTCCGGAGCACTCTTTTGCGCTTCTTCGGCCTTACTCTTGGCCGCCTCTTCCTCTACCTTCTGTCTAGCAGCAGCTAGCTCCGCCTGAGCTAGCTCTTTAGCTTGGATGAGAGCAACTAGTTGCGCCGGCGACTTATCAACCGATTTAAAAAGAATACAACTATCCACATTTCACTTCACTCCTCAAAATACGCCCACAACTCAAACTGGTACGTTCGATCTACGTATATGTACACTCTGTAGTACGATCTGCTTGAGTGTTTGCATGCGCGCACCTACACGCGATTGCTTCACCATCACGCAGCTGCCACGCGCATGAACTCCGGCGTTTGGTACGGCGTCCACGCTCCCGCATACCGCGCCAGAGCCGGCCGGCCTCCCCACATGTCCGACGGCTGCGGCGGTGCTGCTGGTGTTCGCTCTGCCACCAGAGCCGCCTGCTCGATCGTGTCCGCGTCCGACAGCCGCCACACCTTGACCGACCCGTCCAGGCTTCCGCTGTACACCACGAACCGCCGACGGTCGCCAGAactagccgcctcctcctcgtccatggCGACACACTTCACCGGTCCGGTGTGCCCGGACAGAACGGCGAGGCTGACGTGCTCTGCCCCGTCGCGCCGCCAGACGCAGAGCGTCCGATCGGCCGAGCCGCTCACTACGACGTTGCCGGCCACCGCGAGGCACATGACCGCCATCTTGTGGCCCCTGATCACACCGCCGTATATGGCCTGGCCGTCGATCCAGTGCCAGTAGGTGACCATCCCGTCGGACGATCCGACGTACACGACGCGATCCTCGGATGACACGGCGATCGCGGTGACCGCGCTCTCGCCCTCCCTGAGCACTTTCTCCAGGACGTGCTTCGTCGCGCCGCCACCCTTGGCGGACACCTGCCGCCGCCACACCTTGACTGTGCCGTCGGCCGATCCGGTGAACACGACGCTGTCGAACCCGGCGGAGGCGACGGTGTTGACGGTGTCGTCGTGCGCGCGCACGGACTCGAGGCACTTGGAGTCGGACACGCGCCACACCTTGAAGGTCCTGTCCCAGGAGGCGGAGTAGAGCAGCCCGGCGCCCTCGTCGAGGCTGAGGGATGACACGGCGTCCGAGTGCCGGAGCCACACCGCGCGCTTGCGTCCCTTTCGCTCCGTCTGGACGTAGCCGGTGGGGTTGACGGCGCTTCTGAGGTAGTCCGCGAGCTTAGGGAGCGAGCCCACCTGGCGGTGCGCGGCTGTGCTGTCCGCGTCGTCGGCGCGCCACACGCGCACCTTGCCGTCCTTGTGGCCGGTGAAGATGCGGCCGTCGgccgcgacgacgatcgctttgaCCAGGCCGCTCGCGGTGCGGAACGACCCCATGAGCTCGCGGTTGTCCCGCCACACGCGCACGTTCCGGGAGTCGGTGCCCGTGTAGAGGACGTCGCCGGTGGCCGCGAGCGAGTAGACGTGCCCGTCCTCCTTGACCAGCGACGCGATGAGGCCCGTCGCgcccggctcggcggcggcgctgaGGCCCGGGAAGTGCGCCCACGGTGACTTGGGCGTGGGCGGGGTGGAGGAGGCGTAGCGCGACGTCGTGGGCGAGGCGTCCCCGTCCGTGGTGGCGTAGGAGGAAGAGCTgtggccgtcgtcgtcggagacgGAGGTGGAAGAGGACGAGATGGACCTCGGCGAGCAGGCCGGGTCTTGGCGGAAGAAGTGGAGGAGCTTCTGGTGGTTGCCCATGACGATGATGTTTGATCGATCAGCTGGTGGATTTGCGTCCTTTTATGTTGAAGAAGTGAAGCCGACTCGAATATGGAATGACCGACTGACACCGAAAGGGAGGAGGAGTCGGAGAGAAAGCTTGCGAGattggagaagaagaggaggagcagcggcggtaTATATATCGCCTAGAGAGTAGAGACGCTGCGAGACAGAAAAGCAGATGGATGCCGTGGGAGCCGCGACGTTCCGACAGGTGGATCTGGATGATTGAACCCTTCCATTTCAGGAGGGTTTTGGGTTTCTAGAATTTTCTTTTGACGAATCAATTTTACTTATATTCATTAGTAGGAGTAGTATTTTTTTGAACAGCTACTTACTTCATTGGTTTTGCTAATTCTTAGTCTTACAAGAATTAATTAAATAGCAGTCACTCCATAGACATGAAATTTGCATTACGAGTTATGTGATCGATCTAAGAGTTGCACATGGGTTGCAACTATGTttttccttttgaattgtgaaaaATGCTCGTGATATACAAAATAATTGTTCACGAGGTAAAAAAAAATCACCTAGTATAAGAAAATGTTCTAAAAAAACAGAATTGATAATCCTCAACTAACTGAGAACCAGGTTAGAGCTCAGACAAGTTCCCATTCAACATATgtgcatcgtgattcgtgcagTCCTTGAGTTGCAACTAAGAATTTCAGATGTAAATAAGGTTGCAACTAAGTTGTTTTACTTGATAGATTGGTTGTAATCAAGAATTTTCGTTAACAAGTTGAGTTGCAAATAAGATTTTCTAGTTGCAAATCGGGTTGCAACTGATAATTTTAAATTACAAGTAAGTTGTTACAAAAAAAATCACGAACtagaaataaaatatatttttagccAACATCACTTGACTGTGAATTAAGATAATTCTTTGTCAACTAAGAACTAGACACATCCTATAATTGTGTTACAAATACTAGGGCAGCCGACTGAGTCTGGCTAGCTATATGTTTCACACATTCCATTCTAGCAGGCAAACAAAGACCCCATCACTGTACAACCACGACCCACTGGGCCCAGATCTGGCTAACGCCATCGCCTGTCTAGGACACGGTGCAAATGATGTAGTTGGCCACTATGCCACCCACCGGCCTCGCACGTCCAGCACCCCTCCACCTCGACTCCTCAACGGCAACACCACTTGGCCCGCCCGGTGCCATTCCCCACCGCCTGGAGGTACATCAGGACATGCCCTGATCTCCGCCTTTGGCGGGATAGGCGTCGGCACTGTTGCCGCTGATGTTGGCGCCGGCAGTGGCCAAGCGGGGACGGTGTTGGGGGAGCATGAGGCGACAGTTGGGGGAGCCTCCGGGATCAGCCAGGTGTGAGTGACTCTAGGGGCATGAGCGAGGATCACCCAGGCAGGAGTGACGACCCTCAGAAGGGTACCGTTTAAATTATAGTTCAAATCACgacaagtactccctccatctcgaAAAAGATAAACGAAGTCGTCAAAGTTAGTGGCATCCATCAAATTCTCCAATTTCCAACGGCCGAGGCCAAATTTAAGCGAGGACCAGAATTACAGAAAAAGGCAAATTTAACAATTCTGTTATTTTATTATTCATTCATTAATTATTGAGGATGGGTTTCGGACTCGGGAGAAGGCGGGAGGCACGTGGCAAGTGTTGCTTCGGTGCCTGGACTATTGGGCAATCATTATATCGGGATACTTTTTTGTTAGGTGAGTTATTTTAAAACAAAATCACTAGCGCCCATTCTGGTGCGGTGCTTATGGCCATGCTCGTGCAAGTCATACATGATCCAACATTCGGAATCACTTGCATTCGGCCGCACTGTGTTGACACTTGCAGGTCGTACCTGTCAAAGAGGAAAATGAGCACATGCACCTTTGGCCTTTGAGGAATGGGGAACGGGGGTATAGATGTGCTGCATGCTCTTCTCCGAACAGGAAAACCGGCTGGGCGGACGGTTTACTTGTGTAGTTTTGCTGCGGCCATGTGATGGCACAACCGCCATCATGGACCATATTTGTCTGGACCGAACCCTACGTGTATGGAAGGACGGTGTTGCTTCCGGGACCAAATGTTTCCATAACGAATTGAACATGTGATCGAGGTTATGGGGGCACGCAAGGGTTATTTCATATCATACTTCAAGAACAAACAGCAAGAAAGAATTCCATGATTTTATTTGTTACGGGTCAGGAAAATTGTCAACTTTCTCGGGGAAAAGCAGGGTGTGGCAATATGATTTTCGAAATTTTGCCAAAAGATACCACCtgccccaattcattgacaaaaaagaccacctctgAGGCAAATTGACAAAAAGAACCACGTCGTGCGTGGCGGCAGGCCCCCCAGCCGACACGTGGAGCTTGCCGCCGGGGGCAGCGGCGGCAGGGGCCCGCCGCTGATCGGCGTGGCGGCACGTTTCCGTCGACGCAGCGCCGTTAGCTGCCGttggccacggtgggccatgccgccggaGAGAGGGGTGGCAGGCCTACGTGGCACATGCCGCCGCCTGCATTGGAGGAAGGTTCGCATGGAATCCGGCCGACACGTCCCATCACACTGACTTTGCTAATTGCACTGACTTTGATGCTCCTTAATTGctcgatggaggcagcagttcccGCGCGAATCTCTCTGGACAGACCGACAACATCGCACTGATTTTTAGGCTATACTGTTGCAAATTGGCTGCTTTCGGTGGTGCTCAAACTATTGCAAATTAGCCTGCTTTCGACACTTAAACTGTTGCTAATTGTTGATTTCGTCGAGATGAGATGCGTCTATATAAAGGTTGTCGCTTCCGCGCACTCTCAGTCTCACTCTCCGCACTTTCAGTCTCACTCTCTGCACTCTCATAGCATCTCACTCTCACTTTGTGCACTCTCACAACATGTCTCCTACTCACAGCTGAAGATTTGTCGGCTGATTAAGTGTTTGCTCAATCCGTGATATCAAGGTAAGGATTTGAAGAAGCAAGCATAATTAGTTGTGTAGTGTAATTAGTTTAGTTAATGCATGTtctgatgcatgcatgcatgcataggtATTATTGAGTCTGTGTAGTTATTATTGAGTAATATATTAGAACTTGCAACATGTAATTAGAACGTAAATAGCTAACTGAATGTGTTGTTTAGAATTTATGTTTTATGAATGCAACATGCGTAATATATAGACTATGATTTTATGTGCATAGAAATATATCACTTATGAATGATGAATTTGTAATTAGAAATATATGATACTGAAATATGAATGGTCTAAGTAAATATGTTAAACGTGTATTTTAGATCGATTTGATTATAGACTGCTCTGATTGCAATAAGGTGGACGTATTTTAAGATATAATTATAAGTGGAGGGCTGAAGTTGAGGTACTAAAATCCATCCGTACTTATTTTAACTTAACTTTGTAGTTGGTAATATTAAAAATTGTTGCCTATTAAAATATGGTGTCGTGTTATGTTTGGTGTTAAATTTATTATGAATGAGTGAGCGGTAGGCGACTAATAGAATTATGACGGAatggtgttaaaattattatagATGGTGTTGCGTTACGATTATTTAAAATTGTTAATCACATGTTAGAGTTGTAATCTAACATTATTTTAAAGATAtggttgtgcggtaggtacgatggaaaCTGTGTTAGTGTTTTATGGAGACGTCGTACGCGACGAATTTTCTGGTGTCGATGTATCGCGCTGCGACTCGATGAAAGTTGTAGTGACAGACATGGTCAATAGAGAATTTTTGGATGTTAGAATATGCATCCGAgcacactttgggcgtgagatgcATGGGAAGAAGATGACCGTTGAGGCTCTCATTGTCGTAGGAGGGAATGATGGGACACCTGTCCGTTGGGGTTTGCGGGAGGTaaagagtgatagaaattggggtacatacatgaggtttgc contains:
- the LOC124696509 gene encoding protein JINGUBANG-like — translated: MGNHQKLLHFFRQDPACSPRSISSSSTSVSDDDGHSSSSYATTDGDASPTTSRYASSTPPTPKSPWAHFPGLSAAAEPGATGLIASLVKEDGHVYSLAATGDVLYTGTDSRNVRVWRDNRELMGSFRTASGLVKAIVVAADGRIFTGHKDGKVRVWRADDADSTAAHRQVGSLPKLADYLRSAVNPTGYVQTERKGRKRAVWLRHSDAVSSLSLDEGAGLLYSASWDRTFKVWRVSDSKCLESVRAHDDTVNTVASAGFDSVVFTGSADGTVKVWRRQVSAKGGGATKHVLEKVLREGESAVTAIAVSSEDRVVYVGSSDGMVTYWHWIDGQAIYGGVIRGHKMAVMCLAVAGNVVVSGSADRTLCVWRRDGAEHVSLAVLSGHTGPVKCVAMDEEEAASSGDRRRFVVYSGSLDGSVKVWRLSDADTIEQAALVAERTPAAPPQPSDMWGGRPALARYAGAWTPYQTPEFMRVAAA